TCAGAGACTCCAGAGGACAACCATTCTGAACATATGCACCTATCATGGCATTCCAAGCAAGCACGCTTCGCTTTCCATTATCACCAATTTCATCAAATCTTTCCCTACTTTTCTTAACCTTTCCCCATTTCCCATACAGATATACAAGGACAGTGTTGACAGAGTCGCAACCAGAATTCTTAGTGTCAACATTATCGATAACATCGGACAGGACCTCAACCCATTTCTCAACTGCAACCATCTCAAGATTCGAACACGCTGACAAGACGCTAACCATTGTATCATCTTCCGGCCGCAAATTTTCATTAACCATCATTAAGAAAAGCCGCAACACTTCCTCACTCTGACCTGACTGAGCATAACCCGCAATCAACGATGTCCAACAGTAAACATCACCCGTCTcgggcatttcatcaaacacaagACGTGCAGAAGCCAAATCTTTAAGTCCGCGAGCATACACCGCAAGCAGGCTATTGCAAACAAATGCATTGCAAAGAAACCCCAATTTCGTAGCATgggtttgaatttgtttgacaTAACGAGGGTTTTGGGTGCGAAAAGAGGCCTTGAGAAGGAACGAGAAGGTGAAGTCGTTAGGCAAAAGAGAGATCTGTTTTAAGCATTTGAAGAGTGAAAATGCATGGGAGAAGAGACCCTCTTCAGCCAAGACCCTGATGATTGCATTGAAAGAGAAAATGTTGGGTTTTCGGAGCTGACGAAAGACTCGGAGAGCGAGGTGAGACGGGTAATGGCCGATGAGGCGAGTGGCGATCAGGTTGTCCAGGTGAGCGCCGAGCTGAAAGACATGAGCGTGGATTTGAAGGAGACGAGGGTGTGAAATACGGCCCTGTAGGGAAGCAGCTAAGTCGGCGGAGGGATTGGGAAGTGGATTGGGTGAGAGTGTGTGGAGAAGATGAAGAGCAGATTGAGATGATGAGCAGAAGCAAGTTCTGAGCTTTTGAGGAAATGGAAATTGTTTCAGGTGTGGAAGAAGCATAATCTGAGTCCCCTGAAAGTGTTTTGCTTCCACACTTGGAAGTTCTCAGCTTTTGAAGGAGATAGcaagaaatcaaagatttgTGTGAGCTCAAATATTTTCCTGGCATAGAGGCGACTCACTCGagaagaaaattattatttcttaCTGGAAATATGCTATGGACATTCTTACATATTTCAGGCCTCAtatcccttctttctttttctttttctttttttttctttttttcggaACTTATGACggtatgagaaaaaaaaattgatatggaAAAAGGAAATTACACCTAATCAGGAGAACATAAACATTATTCCTCATaaagcaagaaaaacaaaaatacaaaaaaagagggagaacaTACACCTTATCcccttttgaaaaagaaaatacaaaaaaaaaaaaaaaaagccctctAATATAAAACCTAAAAGGTAAAAACCTGCAAGACAAGCTGCAAAACAAAAACGgaaaattcaataaattaaataaaaaataatcacacATAAAAAAAAGGGAGACAAACAGGTACACCGGCATGCCCAATAAATCTGAATTCAAAAAAGGAAGAATCTCTGTAGGAGGGGCAACATGCCAAACAAATGAAGACGATAGAAGTCATAAATTGGCTAATTTGTCAACACCAGCATTCCCTTCTCGAAATGTATGAGAGCATCGGAATACCATGTGCTGCAGTCGGAATAACATGATCCCACTCGACATAGAAGAGTGGTCGATAGGCTCGTGTATTTCATTGATCTCTTGGTAAACAACTGGTGGATGCTGTAAATTTCTTGGAAAACTCATTGATCTATTGGTAATCACAGAAGCAAGCTTGTGTTGCTCAGTCATCGGCAGAGTCGAATGCCAAGCTAAGGCAACTGAATTTTTAAACCTTACATGGTTGACATAGATAAAAGTGTTTcgattcaaaataataaaagtttcGACCATATTCCGATTAACTAAACAACAGCACAAGTTTCTCGACATCTCTAGCGTTAGAAAAACCTATTTTTACAAGCACAAAGATCTAAACACATCGTAACCCAGACAGAAATGATACAGAAACTGATGACTCGTGACGTGAATCTGAGTAAAGCTTGAACGAACAAGAGAATAGAGGAATCAAATCCGCTAGCCAGACAAGAAAGACATGGCTCGCCTAAAATCCAAAGATTTGAGAGCTGACCCAGGAAAATGCTTATCAGGAACCCATAATTCTCCATTTCGTGGCAGCAGTATTTGTCGTTGGCTACTCTTCTTGGCTTCTGCACAACTATTTCCTGATGGAACTTCTTGTGTTTTCTTCACAAACTCAAAAAACTCCGCTACTTGTCGAGCATACCTTCAAAATCCGAATTGCAAAACAAATTATTATGGCAGTTAAAACAAACATGATACAGATGTATCAGCACAGCGCTGATACATAACACAGACCAGCCCTAATATGTAAAAGGTGATTATTGTTTTAGCCACCTGACCATGTCAATAAAACTGGTAAGGAGGTAATTTTCTTAAGCATTAGCACAATCCCGTAATGTCCTCCACAAGAATGTGACGGGGTTCAGAATGTCTACTTCATGCTGACATTTCTCACTATCTCTATCAGAGAAAAGTCCTACTGACAGCCAATATTAGAATGCGATTCGCCCAACAAAGGCCAAACACAACACATTTGAACTGTTTCTGTTTCAAGATTTCAAGCAATTAAATCAATTTAAGAGCATATGGATACTTTGATATACATGAGAAATATAAATTAGACATATTTTAACTGCAAGTGATGCAATCTGTATATAAGCCTACACTTATCACATAACAGTTAAACCAAATCAATACAATGATGTTTTTGAATGATGAGTACAACAAACTTAGCAACCACATTACTTTGGGACATGAAGTGTTTAACTATTAATAATACACACGAAGAATATGCAACTTTGAGACATAAAGCAGTCATTCCAAACAAGAATATAACAAAGCTTAtttccaaaaaaacaaaaacaaaaacaaaaaaaaacaaaaaacaaaaaagtccgAAATAAGTAAAATTCTTGTGCAAGCATTTCAAGGATAGCTATCTTACTGCCTCTTTGCGTCAATGTCTTTGTTAAAATCAATGTTTGGCTCACAGTCAAGAACCAAAGCAGGAACCTGCAGACCATTGAAGAAAAAGGAATCATATTATCAGGGAGATGAGATAACAGAAGGTCAACCAGATTAATTGAATATGATACCTTCTGAATGCTTGAATGCATATGATCGCCCTGCAAATAGAACACACGGTCCCTGATATCAGGAGGTAATCCGCTGTCTATGTTTAAGGCAGGCTTACTAATGGACAATACACCGTGATTGCCACTCTCAAATGGGAAGAGCCAgctttcatgcttttcatgtaaacCGCGGAGATACTCTAGGCTGACTTGATCTTCCTCTGCTCTCTTGCGTAGCTTCATTCTCTGGTGACAAGTGTCAGGACTTGCTCTAAGATATATGAAAGCATCAGGGACAAGCCCGGGCAAGGATGATACAACTGGGTCAAACCATGAGTCATAGATACTGATCTCCATCTCATTCATCCATTTCGCTTCATGAACCGCTCGAACAAAAACCTTTATTATGTAACAATGAAATAAATGCATGAGCCTTGAAACTTTAAGTCAGGTTTTGGTTCCCCTTGAATTATTAACCAAAAGGAAACTAAAAGAAATGCAAAgtttcaattccatcaattttggTCACAGCTGAATTTAGACGAggttacaaaaattcaaaatccattTCCAAATAAAACAGTTTTTTTCCTACTCTTAATGGAGGAGCATTTACAGTGAGTTAACAGTTTTTCCCAACTCCATGGGCAAATTCATAGAAACAAAGATGCAGTTATCACACTGAGTTAAAAGTTACTGAAAAAGAACAATACACTTACCATCCTGTCACTAAAAACACTCCTTTCCATCAACCGGAGGGGCTTGATACCACCAGAGGATTCTCTCTCCTGCATCAACCTTGTAACAAAAACATAATTCTGGAAGGTGTAGGCATATCTCTCTGGATGAGCATAGAAAGCATCCAATATATTAAAATGGTCGGGTCCAACATCCTGCCACTTATTAATAGGTTCTGGAACCACCTCAACAAGATCTCTTAACTCAAGTGTTTCATTTGCTATTCTCTGAAGAAATGTTGACTTTCCAACACTGATATTTCCTTCAACGCAAAAAGTAAGTCTTTTCTTCTGCATTAGCTTTGGTTCCGAGTTAGAGATGTCCTCTTTTGACTCTTCATCAACAC
This genomic stretch from Pyrus communis chromosome 2, drPyrComm1.1, whole genome shotgun sequence harbors:
- the LOC137726829 gene encoding pentatricopeptide repeat-containing protein At1g08070, chloroplastic-like, coding for MLLPHLKQFPFPQKLRTCFCSSSQSALHLLHTLSPNPLPNPSADLAASLQGRISHPRLLQIHAHVFQLGAHLDNLIATRLIGHYPSHLALRVFRQLRKPNIFSFNAIIRVLAEEGLFSHAFSLFKCLKQISLLPNDFTFSFLLKASFRTQNPRYVKQIQTHATKLGFLCNAFVCNSLLAVYARGLKDLASARLVFDEMPETGDVYCWTSLIAGYAQSGQSEEVLRLFLMMVNENLRPEDDTMVSVLSACSNLEMVAVEKWVEVLSDVIDNVDTKNSGCDSVNTVLVYLYGKWGKVKKSRERFDEIGDNGKRSVLAWNAMIGAYVQNGCPLESLSLFRLMVENPSYRPNHVTMVNVLSACAQIGDLDLGSWVHQYLNSEGSKGVIRSNRILATALIDMYSKCGSLERAKEVFDQMHTKDIVSFNAMIMGLAVNSEGEEALRLFSKIQEFGLQPNAGTFLGALCACSHSGLSEKGRQIFNDMTSRFSVYPKLEHYACYIDLLARVGLVEEALDVVNSMPFEPNSLVWGALLGGCLLHSRVDLAQYVSNRLAQVDPENSGGFVMLANTLASDHRWSDVSGLRRFMREKGVAKQPGCSWISINGVVQEFVVGCPSHPQVEIIYNTLDGLVKQMKIASF
- the LOC137725570 gene encoding uncharacterized protein, encoding MQKLLRISSSGPIHCTSPKAAPLSYPIPFASNFLSKSLTDSPSRMQTAATAAFTAAAGVSGSALAATIHNKPTSSTPLSRFNCGLCQCPVSVGGRSPSRAWLVLKDSGLGSRPAWLHTSSDGSFSVSAAESCGGLEEGFEGLGSGAGENPEKGSGEQKPNRLSRRQRGSVDGGLLAGNPDLLAIPGVGPRNLRKLVEKGIGGVAELKQLYRDKFFGKSSEKMVEFLQSSVGIIHKNHAESITTYIKESVDEESKEDISNSEPKLMQKKRLTFCVEGNISVGKSTFLQRIANETLELRDLVEVVPEPINKWQDVGPDHFNILDAFYAHPERYAYTFQNYVFVTRLMQERESSGGIKPLRLMERSVFSDRMVFVRAVHEAKWMNEMEISIYDSWFDPVVSSLPGLVPDAFIYLRASPDTCHQRMKLRKRAEEDQVSLEYLRGLHEKHESWLFPFESGNHGVLSISKPALNIDSGLPPDIRDRVFYLQGDHMHSSIQKVPALVLDCEPNIDFNKDIDAKRQYARQVAEFFEFVKKTQEVPSGNSCAEAKKSSQRQILLPRNGELWVPDKHFPGSALKSLDFRRAMSFLSG